One Brassica napus cultivar Da-Ae chromosome C4, Da-Ae, whole genome shotgun sequence genomic region harbors:
- the LOC106394661 gene encoding protein JINGUBANG-like, producing the protein MVRSIQEGDLMASSPSSSSTTTTNGTDSDGSLSPSSSSKSFVLTTLPPLITAAYKPLAVLSAHVGSVSSLALCGEFLLSASQGKDIIVWQQPDLKIFAKFGQGDGSVKALVSVGSKVFTAHQDSRIRVWKVSRRSSENAFRLVDTLPTTKDYLGKFMKQSNYVQTRRNHKRLWIEHADSISCLAVHAGIIYSGSWDKTLKVWRLSDLKCLESIKAHDDAINGLFAGDGRVYSASADGKIKIWGKEKKKQTGSSLSSHSSSSSCSHVLKATLEGRAEVSVNSVVVSGDGKWVYGGGSDGFVMGWEKREKGGDFEEWKLGFEMRGHKMAVLCMCLVGEMVCSGSADKSIGMWKREGSGKLCKFGVIQGHEGPVKCLQASPNNVGAGFMLYSGGLDKSIRVWWVPKQDNLEEEKKNTSFKTLLMQQE; encoded by the coding sequence ATGGTGAGATCAATCCAAGAAGGAGACTTGATGGCGTCTtcaccttcttcctcttcaacaACCACAACCAACGGAACCGACTCCGACGGTTCCCTCAGCccatcctcctcctcaaaaAGCTTCGTCCTCACCACCCTCCCTCCCCTTATCACCGCCGCGTACAAACCACTCGCCGTCCTCTCCGCTCACGTCGGATCTGTTTCTTCGCTTGCCCTCTGCGGCGAGTTCTTGCTAAGTGCGTCTCAGGGGAAAGACATCATCGTCTGGCAACAGCCAGATCTCAAGATCTTCGCGAAGTTCGGACAAGGAGACGGGTCCGTGAAGGCTTTGGTCAGCGTGGGAAGCAAAGTGTTCACCGCTCATCAAGACAGCAGAATCAGAGTCTGGAAAGTATCTCGGAGAAGCTCCGAGAACGCTTTCCGCCTTGTCGACACGCTCCCGACGACTAAAGATTACTTGGGGAAGTTTATGAAACAGAGTAACTACGTTCAGACAAGGAGGAACCATAAGCGTCTCTGGATAGAACACGCGGACAGCATCTCGTGCCTTGCGGTCCACGCAGGAATAATCTACTCAGGGTCGTGGGACAAGACTCTCAAAGTTTGGAGATTGTCGGATCTCAAGTGTCTTGAGTCGATCAAGGCACATGATGATGCCATTAACGGTCTTTTCGCCGGAGATGGTAGAGTGTACTCCGCGTCTGCGGACGGGAAGATCAAGATTTGggggaaggagaagaaaaagcAGACGGGCTCGTCTTTGTcttctcattcttcttcttcttcttgttcacaTGTTCTGAAGGCGACACTGGAGGGTCGTGCGGAGGTTTCGGTGAACTCGGTGGTGGTTTCCGGCGACGGGAAGTGGGTATACGGAGGAGGGTCAGATGGGTTTGTGATGGGatgggagaagagagagaaaggaggagACTTTGAGGAGTGGAAGTTAGGGTTTGAGATGAGAGGACATAAGATGGCGGTTCTGTGTATGTGTCTGGTTGGGGAAATGGTGTGCAGTGGATCGGCTGATAAGAGCATTGGAATGTGGAAGAGAGAAGGGAGTGGTAAGCTCTGTAAATTTGGAGTCATACAAGGGCATGAAGGTCCGGTGAAATGCTTGCAAGCTTCTCCCAACAATGTGGGTGCTGGATTCATGCTTTACAGTGGAGGTCTTGACAAGAGCATTAGGGTTTGGTGGGTGCCAAAACAAGACAACttagaagaagagaagaagaatacAAGTTTTAAAACATTGTTGATGCAGCAGGAATGA